A genomic window from Variovorax paradoxus includes:
- a CDS encoding glutathione peroxidase, with translation MRTLFRLSTLWRCAPAISLVASLFSTLPAHAQTASAAPAPTEAAGCPAILQHTFPRLQDEKPQSLCQYSGKVVLVVNTASFCGFTPQYKGLESLDMKYRSRGLVVLGFPSNDFSQESGSNKEIADFCESTFGVKFPMFAKSSVRGTEANPLFKELAQASGTTPKWNFYKYLIGRDGKVVQAWSSMTAPDENGFVNVIEKQLGPN, from the coding sequence ATGCGAACCCTCTTCCGATTGTCGACGCTCTGGCGCTGCGCCCCCGCGATTTCCCTCGTGGCGAGCCTCTTTTCGACCCTTCCCGCCCACGCCCAGACGGCGTCCGCCGCGCCCGCTCCGACAGAGGCCGCAGGATGCCCGGCGATCCTGCAACACACCTTCCCGCGGCTGCAGGATGAAAAACCCCAATCTTTGTGCCAGTACTCCGGCAAGGTGGTTTTGGTGGTCAATACGGCCAGCTTCTGCGGATTCACTCCGCAATACAAGGGGCTGGAGTCGCTGGACATGAAATACCGCTCGCGCGGGCTCGTGGTGCTGGGCTTCCCGTCCAACGATTTCTCCCAGGAATCGGGCTCCAACAAGGAAATTGCCGACTTCTGCGAAAGCACCTTCGGCGTGAAATTCCCGATGTTCGCCAAGTCTTCTGTGCGCGGCACCGAGGCGAACCCGCTGTTCAAGGAGCTCGCACAGGCCTCCGGCACCACGCCGAAGTGGAACTTCTACAAGTACCTGATCGGGCGCGACGGCAAGGTCGTGCAGGCGTGGTCGAGCATGACGGCGCCCGATGAAAACGGCTTCGTGAACGTCATCGAGAAGCAGCTCGGGCCAAATTGA